In Candidatus Palauibacter soopunensis, one genomic interval encodes:
- a CDS encoding DUF192 domain-containing protein: MLRERLREHGFALMVALAAVLSACGSADAGVRDTGIATDAEQAAETGTGAVSQPLELVPLRVGGIEIQVEVADDADERQRGLMYRESLEENQGMLFVYPEQRTLGFWMKNTLIPLDIAYIDREGRIVDIQQMEPQTTETHDSAAPAMYALEMNLGWFEANGIRIGDLIEF, translated from the coding sequence ATGCTGAGAGAACGATTGAGAGAGCACGGATTCGCACTGATGGTGGCCCTTGCGGCCGTTCTGTCGGCGTGCGGCTCGGCGGACGCGGGCGTTCGCGACACCGGCATCGCGACAGACGCGGAGCAGGCCGCCGAAACGGGGACGGGCGCCGTCTCCCAGCCCCTGGAACTGGTCCCGCTCCGAGTGGGCGGGATCGAGATTCAGGTCGAGGTCGCCGACGACGCCGACGAACGGCAGCGCGGATTGATGTACCGGGAGTCGCTCGAGGAGAATCAGGGGATGCTGTTCGTCTACCCCGAGCAGCGCACCCTGGGGTTCTGGATGAAGAACACACTCATACCCCTCGACATCGCGTACATCGATCGCGAAGGCCGCATCGTCGACATCCAGCAGATGGAACCGCAGACCACGGAAACCCACGACTCGGCCGCGCCCGCCATGTATGCGCTGGAGATGAACCTGGGGTGGTTCGAGGCCAACGGGATCCGCATCGGAGACCTCATCGAGTTCTAG
- a CDS encoding DUF4340 domain-containing protein, whose translation MKARQLRVIAIVLGVAVLLYLPRLFRGGGEGGTLDVGDGFSFVVTDSIAGVDIVLADNAGTVRLERTDAGWTVDGYVAEEPKIRDLLDVIGQLSSSELVARNPSNHASLGVAEGGRRIEVRTAGGDVRRFHLGDRDTRSGGYFVRFPGDDVVYRLDGPAGGYLNRDRDGWRPRLIASVDTAGVREVFMRRGDGEAVLRRSDEGWLAGDAPADSALVQRLLAILPSVSASGFPTEEEEAAVDFTLADGWFEVFSEGSEDVTGRRLELSIVLLEDGERGDWVARLADGTEAFRLSNLTVDRLLPEALVPVP comes from the coding sequence ATGAAAGCCCGGCAACTGAGGGTCATCGCGATCGTGCTCGGCGTGGCGGTTCTTCTCTACCTGCCCCGGCTGTTCCGCGGCGGCGGCGAGGGGGGGACGCTGGATGTGGGGGACGGCTTCTCCTTCGTGGTGACGGACTCCATCGCGGGCGTGGACATCGTGCTCGCGGACAACGCCGGCACGGTGCGCCTCGAGCGCACGGACGCGGGGTGGACGGTGGACGGGTACGTGGCGGAGGAACCGAAGATCCGCGACCTCCTGGACGTGATCGGGCAGCTCTCCTCGTCGGAACTCGTCGCGCGCAACCCTTCGAATCACGCGAGCCTGGGCGTCGCCGAGGGCGGTCGGCGCATCGAAGTGCGGACGGCCGGCGGCGACGTGCGGCGGTTCCATCTTGGCGACCGCGACACGCGCTCCGGGGGCTACTTCGTGCGTTTTCCCGGTGACGACGTCGTCTACCGACTCGACGGTCCGGCCGGAGGCTACCTGAACCGCGACCGCGACGGGTGGCGCCCGCGCCTGATCGCCTCCGTGGACACCGCCGGTGTACGCGAAGTCTTCATGCGGCGCGGGGACGGGGAGGCCGTGCTGCGCCGGAGCGACGAGGGCTGGCTCGCGGGGGACGCGCCGGCGGATTCGGCGCTCGTGCAGAGGCTCCTCGCCATCCTGCCCTCCGTCTCCGCTTCCGGCTTCCCCACGGAGGAGGAAGAGGCGGCCGTCGACTTCACGCTCGCGGACGGATGGTTCGAAGTGTTCTCCGAAGGGTCCGAGGATGTGACCGGCCGGCGACTCGAACTCTCGATCGTCCTGCTTGAGGACGGGGAACGCGGGGACTGGGTCGCCCGCCTCGCGGACGGAACGGAAGCCTTCCGGCTCTCGAACCTCACGGTGGATCGCCTGCTCCCGGAGGCGCTCGTCCCCGTCCCCTAG
- a CDS encoding iron-sulfur cluster assembly accessory protein, translating into MSDKDLLTFTDAASERIRSFIEEDPAEGLAVRVSVQNASPIAPEYEMALIEPFEREAEDESFDAPGFEVVVDSKSADILAGTRIDWVESLQGSGFHFNNPNIQPLGSGPLDGPLVDRVRRVIDEQINPGVASHGGTVRLVDIRDNVVYVTMGGGCQGCGMASVTLTQGIKQMIRDAAPEIVDVQDVTDHAAGSNPYYA; encoded by the coding sequence GTGTCCGACAAGGATCTTTTGACATTCACGGACGCCGCCAGCGAGCGGATCCGATCGTTCATCGAGGAGGACCCCGCGGAAGGTCTCGCGGTACGCGTGAGCGTCCAGAACGCGAGCCCCATCGCGCCGGAGTACGAGATGGCTCTCATCGAACCCTTCGAGCGGGAAGCGGAGGACGAGTCGTTCGATGCCCCCGGCTTCGAGGTCGTCGTCGATTCGAAGAGCGCCGACATCCTTGCCGGAACCCGCATCGACTGGGTGGAGTCGCTCCAGGGCTCGGGCTTTCATTTCAATAACCCCAACATCCAGCCGCTCGGCTCCGGACCGCTGGACGGGCCCCTCGTCGATCGCGTGCGCCGCGTCATCGACGAGCAGATCAACCCGGGGGTGGCATCGCATGGCGGGACCGTGCGCCTCGTCGACATCCGCGACAACGTCGTCTACGTGACGATGGGAGGCGGCTGTCAGGGCTGCGGCATGGCCTCGGTGACGCTCACGCAGGGGATCAAGCAGATGATCCGGGATGCGGCGCCCGAGATCGTCGACGTGCAGGACGTGACCGACCACGCCGCCGGCAGCAACCCCTACTACGCCTAG
- the pyrE gene encoding orotate phosphoribosyltransferase, whose amino-acid sequence MNLLAERSFRLGDFVLASGARSDYYIDCRTSTMHAHGQVLMGEVGLAAIRDAGLRPDAVGGLTMGADPLAYAIAAASWRAGDPIHAFSVRKRAKRHGKGQLIEGCFEPGARVVVVEDVITTGGSAFQAVEAVNRARGEVLGVLGLVDREEGGRATLEGAGLRTMVLYTASDLRAAVAANGSAS is encoded by the coding sequence TTGAACCTGCTCGCCGAGCGCTCGTTCCGGCTCGGGGACTTCGTACTCGCCTCCGGTGCGCGGAGCGACTACTACATCGACTGCCGGACCTCGACCATGCACGCGCACGGGCAGGTGCTGATGGGCGAGGTCGGCCTCGCCGCCATCCGGGACGCCGGACTCCGGCCCGATGCGGTCGGCGGCCTCACGATGGGTGCGGATCCTCTGGCCTACGCCATCGCCGCCGCCAGTTGGCGCGCGGGGGATCCGATCCACGCGTTCTCGGTCCGCAAGCGCGCCAAGCGACACGGCAAGGGGCAATTGATCGAGGGCTGCTTCGAGCCCGGCGCGCGGGTCGTCGTCGTGGAGGACGTGATCACGACCGGCGGATCCGCCTTCCAGGCGGTCGAGGCGGTGAATCGCGCGCGCGGCGAGGTACTCGGGGTACTCGGCCTCGTGGACCGCGAGGAGGGGGGAAGAGCCACGCTGGAGGGGGCGGGTCTGCGGACAATGGTGCTTTATACGGCGAGCGACCTGAGGGCGGCGGTGGCCGCCAACGGTTCCGCGTCCTGA
- a CDS encoding Fur family transcriptional regulator, protein MTTDTLTPRPPLGCAAVMLGLFRAALQEHHLPVTHQREAISRVLFESGQRLSADEVVERLRGDGERAGKATVYRTLSLLVRVGLATEHDFDEGFKRYEAKVGRAQQDHLICTACGDVVRFQRDELNRLQTEVAGQFGFHVLRRQLKLYGLCARCDVESGQAIRQVS, encoded by the coding sequence ATGACCACGGACACCCTCACCCCTCGACCGCCTCTCGGCTGCGCGGCCGTGATGCTCGGCCTCTTCCGGGCCGCGCTGCAGGAACATCATCTGCCCGTCACCCATCAGCGGGAAGCGATCTCCCGCGTGCTGTTCGAGTCCGGGCAGCGACTCTCGGCGGACGAGGTCGTGGAACGCCTGCGGGGCGACGGCGAACGCGCGGGGAAAGCGACGGTCTACCGGACCTTGAGCCTCCTGGTTCGCGTCGGCCTCGCGACGGAGCACGACTTCGACGAGGGCTTCAAGCGATACGAGGCGAAGGTGGGCCGGGCGCAGCAGGACCACCTGATCTGCACCGCGTGCGGAGACGTGGTCCGGTTCCAGCGCGATGAACTCAACCGGCTCCAGACGGAGGTCGCCGGGCAGTTCGGTTTCCACGTACTCAGACGTCAACTCAAGCTGTACGGGCTCTGTGCCCGCTGCGACGTCGAATCCGGTCAGGCGATTCGCCAGGTCAGCTAG
- a CDS encoding phage holin family protein, with translation MGLIRSWLINAAALYATAWLLAGVRVDSPEALIGGALAIGLINATVRPILRFVTFPITVLTLGLFYFVLNGLMFYLAASLIPGFELAGLVTAVGGALVMSIVATVLHVFLKPRRKK, from the coding sequence ATGGGCTTGATCCGGAGCTGGCTGATCAACGCGGCGGCGCTGTACGCGACGGCGTGGCTCCTCGCCGGGGTGCGCGTCGACAGTCCGGAAGCGCTTATCGGAGGGGCGCTCGCGATCGGTCTCATCAACGCGACCGTGCGGCCGATCCTGCGCTTCGTGACCTTTCCGATCACGGTCCTGACGCTGGGACTGTTCTACTTCGTCCTCAACGGCCTGATGTTCTACCTGGCGGCGTCACTGATCCCGGGGTTCGAACTCGCCGGCCTCGTCACTGCGGTCGGCGGCGCGCTCGTCATGTCGATCGTGGCGACCGTGCTGCACGTCTTCCTCAAGCCGCGCAGGAAGAAGTAG
- a CDS encoding class II fumarate hydratase encodes MLRMDHRIEKDSMGKMAIPADRLYGAQTERARQNFPISHLRFGRRFIEALGAIKLAASRVNRELGLLDPELGEAIERAAGEAMAGELDSHFVLDIFQTGSGTSTNMNANEVIANRAIQLLGGVVGSRSPVHPNDHVNLGQSSNDVIPTATHVSGLVAIERELLPALEQLRAALAAKAEEFDHIAKAGRTHLQDATPVRLGQEFGGYASQVRHGIRRVEAVRPALAELAIGGTAVGTGINTPADFGARMSAALGEILGVEFVEASNHFEAQSARDAVVEASGALRTVAVSLTKIANDLRWLSSGPRTGLGEINLPAVQPGSSIMPGKVNPVMAESVLQVCAQVIGNDAAIVVGGQSGNLELNVMIPVMAHNLLESVRILSTASVEFAERCVRGITANEERCLRNAESTAALATALAPVIGYDKAAELAKLSLAEDRTLKELVLEQGLVAPAELDRILDFRAMTEPG; translated from the coding sequence ATCCTACGCATGGATCATCGCATAGAGAAGGACTCCATGGGGAAGATGGCGATCCCCGCCGACCGGCTCTACGGAGCGCAGACGGAGCGGGCCCGCCAGAACTTCCCCATCTCCCACCTCCGCTTCGGGCGCCGCTTCATCGAGGCGCTCGGCGCGATCAAGCTCGCGGCGTCCCGCGTGAACCGCGAACTGGGGCTCCTCGACCCCGAACTCGGCGAAGCGATCGAACGGGCGGCCGGCGAGGCCATGGCCGGGGAGCTGGATTCCCATTTCGTGCTGGACATCTTCCAGACCGGGTCCGGCACGTCGACGAACATGAACGCGAACGAGGTCATCGCGAACCGCGCCATCCAGCTTCTGGGCGGCGTCGTCGGTTCGCGAAGCCCCGTCCATCCGAACGATCACGTCAACTTGGGGCAGTCGTCGAACGACGTGATCCCCACCGCCACGCACGTCTCGGGACTCGTCGCGATCGAGCGTGAGCTCCTGCCCGCCCTGGAGCAGCTGCGAGCGGCGCTTGCGGCGAAGGCGGAGGAGTTCGATCACATCGCCAAGGCGGGACGCACGCACCTGCAGGATGCGACGCCCGTCCGGCTCGGACAGGAGTTCGGTGGCTACGCCAGCCAGGTGAGACACGGGATACGGCGCGTCGAGGCCGTTCGTCCCGCGCTCGCGGAACTCGCCATCGGAGGGACGGCGGTGGGGACCGGCATCAACACGCCAGCCGACTTCGGCGCGCGGATGTCGGCCGCGCTGGGCGAGATCCTCGGGGTCGAGTTCGTGGAGGCGTCGAACCACTTCGAGGCGCAGTCGGCGCGCGACGCGGTGGTCGAGGCGAGCGGGGCCCTGCGAACCGTCGCCGTGAGCCTGACCAAGATCGCGAACGACCTGCGCTGGCTGTCATCCGGTCCGCGCACGGGGCTCGGTGAGATCAACCTCCCCGCGGTGCAGCCGGGCTCGTCCATCATGCCGGGCAAGGTCAACCCGGTGATGGCGGAATCCGTGCTTCAGGTGTGTGCACAGGTCATCGGCAACGATGCGGCGATCGTCGTGGGCGGGCAGTCCGGAAACCTCGAACTCAACGTCATGATCCCCGTCATGGCCCACAACCTGCTCGAGAGCGTCCGGATTCTCTCCACCGCGAGCGTGGAGTTCGCCGAACGCTGCGTCCGCGGGATCACGGCGAACGAGGAGCGCTGTCTCCGGAACGCGGAATCCACCGCGGCGCTCGCCACCGCGCTCGCGCCCGTCATCGGGTACGACAAGGCGGCCGAACTGGCCAAGCTCAGCCTCGCGGAAGACCGCACGCTGAAGGAACTCGTGCTGGAGCAGGGGCTCGTCGCCCCGGCGGAACTCGACCGCATCCTCGATTTCCGCGCGATGACCGAACCCGGCTGA
- a CDS encoding Gldg family protein, whose product MIGRILTVAKREFAGYFDHATAYILLVIFLGINFYFYFQEAYVLGEASLRPMLSLLPWLLLFFVPAVCMRSFAEERNAGTLELVLSQPIQVVEFLLGKFLGVLFFLLVAMAGTLGIPLGLTFGADLQWGVVFSQYLGSMFLISALIAVGLWASSLTRNQVTAFIIGVTVSFALYLIGLPTVTLSLPGPLAAVAARLGVLGHFSNVARGVIDLRDVLYFAALGTAFLSLTYFSVMRERLSRARPAYGRLRVGVLGLVGIAVFTALAGAQLRGRLDLTPGKVYTLSSPTADLLGGLDDLVTIKLFQSAELPAQLAPVSRDVDDLLRDLDATGGANVNLVRLDPDEDPDAREEAGLLGIRAVPFQILADDEVSYQERYFALAVQYAGESQMIPLIRQTADLEYRLASMIRALTRPERPNIGILTGHGELSLDAGLRLARGRLALEYDLMEFRVDSTTAAVPDSIDVVVIAGGRTPLEPAAGESLSRFVDDGGSLFVLKSGVTADMQARYAGPTFDPALDSLLQARGLGIVPSMVYDLAFNEQVQVPSSLGSFIVEYPLWTLAQPASGHVIVDGVANVPIRFGSPLLVEVEDSTQVTPLLATSDLGGRLGTPLSIDATQEWQRLISPEDVTMETLALAYTQPGGGRIVLAGSSSPIHDETLSQSMSGLAGMVFFQNAIDWLAQDEALISIRSKDRAPPLLLFPNEWLPDLTRYGNLAGVPLLFVLIGVLRLARRRQVQQRSFTEGGALV is encoded by the coding sequence ATGATCGGCCGCATCCTCACCGTGGCGAAGCGGGAGTTCGCGGGCTACTTCGACCACGCGACCGCCTACATCCTCCTCGTCATCTTCCTCGGGATCAACTTCTATTTCTACTTCCAGGAGGCCTACGTCCTGGGCGAGGCTTCGCTGCGGCCGATGCTGTCCCTCCTTCCCTGGCTCCTGCTCTTCTTCGTTCCGGCCGTCTGCATGCGGTCGTTCGCGGAGGAACGGAACGCGGGGACGCTGGAACTCGTGCTCTCGCAGCCGATCCAGGTCGTGGAGTTCCTGCTCGGCAAGTTCCTCGGCGTCCTCTTCTTCCTGCTGGTCGCCATGGCGGGGACGCTGGGCATCCCGCTCGGCCTCACGTTCGGCGCCGACCTTCAGTGGGGTGTCGTCTTCTCCCAGTACCTGGGATCGATGTTCCTCATCTCGGCCCTCATCGCCGTCGGCCTGTGGGCGTCTTCGCTCACGAGGAACCAGGTGACCGCCTTCATCATCGGGGTCACGGTCAGCTTCGCCCTCTACCTCATCGGACTCCCCACGGTCACCCTCTCCCTCCCCGGCCCGCTCGCGGCCGTGGCGGCGCGCCTGGGCGTGCTCGGTCACTTCTCGAACGTGGCGCGAGGCGTGATCGACCTGCGGGACGTCCTCTATTTCGCGGCGCTGGGTACGGCGTTCCTCTCGCTCACGTACTTCTCCGTCATGCGCGAACGTTTGAGCCGCGCGAGGCCGGCGTACGGGCGGCTGCGCGTGGGCGTGCTCGGCCTGGTCGGGATCGCGGTCTTCACCGCGCTGGCGGGCGCGCAGTTGCGCGGCCGGCTCGACCTCACGCCCGGCAAGGTCTACACGCTGTCCTCGCCGACGGCCGACCTGCTTGGCGGCCTCGACGACCTCGTCACGATCAAGCTCTTCCAGTCCGCGGAACTTCCCGCGCAACTCGCGCCCGTGAGCCGCGACGTGGACGATCTTCTCCGGGATCTCGATGCGACCGGTGGCGCCAACGTGAACCTGGTGCGCCTGGATCCCGACGAGGACCCCGACGCCCGGGAGGAGGCGGGGCTCCTCGGCATTCGCGCCGTGCCGTTCCAGATCCTCGCCGATGATGAGGTGTCGTACCAGGAGCGCTACTTCGCGCTCGCGGTCCAGTATGCCGGCGAAAGCCAGATGATCCCCCTCATCCGGCAGACGGCGGACCTCGAATATCGTCTCGCCTCGATGATCCGCGCCCTCACGCGGCCGGAACGTCCAAACATCGGGATCCTGACCGGGCACGGCGAACTGAGTCTCGACGCCGGGCTTCGGCTCGCCCGCGGGCGCCTCGCCCTGGAATACGACCTGATGGAGTTCCGCGTCGACTCGACGACGGCGGCGGTGCCGGACTCGATCGACGTCGTCGTGATCGCCGGCGGCCGGACGCCGCTGGAGCCGGCGGCGGGCGAGAGCCTGAGCCGCTTCGTCGACGACGGCGGGAGTCTCTTCGTCCTGAAGTCCGGCGTGACGGCGGACATGCAGGCGCGGTACGCGGGCCCCACCTTCGATCCGGCGCTCGACTCGCTGTTGCAGGCGCGAGGACTCGGCATCGTTCCGTCGATGGTCTACGATCTCGCCTTCAACGAACAGGTGCAGGTGCCCTCCAGCCTGGGCAGCTTCATCGTGGAATACCCGCTGTGGACGCTCGCCCAGCCGGCCTCCGGGCACGTGATCGTGGACGGCGTGGCGAATGTGCCGATCAGGTTCGGAAGCCCACTCCTCGTCGAAGTGGAGGACAGCACGCAGGTGACCCCGCTCCTCGCGACTTCGGACCTCGGCGGACGGCTGGGGACGCCGCTGTCCATCGACGCGACGCAGGAATGGCAGAGGCTGATCTCGCCCGAAGATGTGACGATGGAGACGCTCGCTCTGGCCTACACTCAGCCGGGCGGCGGCCGTATCGTCCTCGCGGGCTCCTCGTCGCCGATCCACGACGAGACGCTTTCGCAATCGATGTCCGGGCTGGCCGGGATGGTCTTCTTCCAGAACGCGATCGATTGGCTCGCCCAGGACGAGGCGCTGATCTCGATACGGTCCAAGGACCGAGCGCCCCCGCTCCTCCTCTTCCCCAACGAATGGCTCCCGGATCTGACCCGGTACGGGAACCTGGCCGGCGTCCCGCTGCTCTTCGTCCTCATCGGTGTGCTGCGGCTCGCGCGGCGGCGGCAGGTGCAGCAGCGCTCCTTCACCGAGGGAGGGGCGCTCGTATGA